In a genomic window of Pedobacter sp. KBS0701:
- a CDS encoding RagB/SusD family nutrient uptake outer membrane protein, whose protein sequence is MKTIKTYFTYGCIMVVLCTFISCKKYLDITPDNLGTLDYAFRNRNEAENYLYSCYAYLQRMNDAASNPGFTTSSELIYSNTLDNYLNFNRTGFNLLRGTQTAANPGLNAWDGSEGSYSLWRSIRICNIMLENIDKPIDLGATEKQRWIAETKFLKAYYHYVLFKMYGPIPLIKTNLAINSSTDEVRVKRAPVDETVDYIISLLDEAIPNLPPVISSQATELGRITSVIALSVKADVLATSASPLFNGNPDYVSFKDKDGISLFPAAFDAQKWKKAADAAKAAITAAESQGIKLYTFSAPTTVGKLSDSLKRELDVQNAVTEKWELNSEIIWASNPEFSYQGFATPRLTPKSAVNNFSNPSTFSAPISTQELFYTVNGVPISEDKTWDYAGRNAIKVGDNASRYYIRQGYETIKGHFARETRFYADIAFDGSIWFGNGRNNQDDPANPLYYVSARGTGLAAPSDNIRLNITGYWPKKLVSYASVYDDGFQQSAFRLPLIRLAGLYLLYAEALNEVSGPSAEVFTYIDKVRQRAGLQGVQSSWTNFSKSPNKFNSKDGLRQIIHQERRIELCFEGQSGWDLRRWKELQAVLTAPIQGWSINNAEAINYYRPTTQFIPVFGLKDYLWPIRSYDLVVNPNLVQNPYW, encoded by the coding sequence ATGAAAACGATAAAAACATATTTTACATACGGCTGCATCATGGTGGTGTTATGCACTTTTATATCCTGCAAAAAGTACCTTGATATCACACCCGATAATTTGGGCACACTTGATTATGCTTTCAGGAACAGAAATGAAGCCGAAAACTATTTATACTCGTGTTATGCTTATCTGCAGCGCATGAACGATGCGGCTTCGAACCCTGGTTTTACCACTTCATCGGAGCTGATTTATTCGAACACACTTGATAATTACCTGAATTTTAATCGTACAGGTTTCAATCTGTTAAGGGGAACACAAACAGCAGCAAACCCTGGTTTAAATGCGTGGGATGGCAGCGAAGGCAGCTATAGCTTGTGGCGTTCGATCAGGATCTGTAATATCATGCTCGAAAATATTGATAAACCGATTGATTTAGGCGCAACTGAAAAACAGCGCTGGATTGCCGAAACCAAATTTTTAAAAGCTTATTATCACTATGTGCTTTTTAAAATGTACGGACCAATTCCGTTAATTAAAACCAATCTGGCCATTAATAGCAGTACCGATGAAGTGCGTGTAAAGAGGGCACCAGTTGATGAAACTGTTGATTATATTATTTCTCTATTAGACGAAGCCATCCCTAATTTACCTCCTGTAATCAGCAGTCAGGCTACCGAATTAGGCAGGATAACAAGTGTAATTGCCTTATCGGTTAAAGCTGATGTTTTGGCCACATCGGCCAGCCCGCTTTTTAATGGCAATCCTGATTATGTCAGTTTTAAAGATAAAGATGGGATAAGTCTTTTTCCGGCAGCTTTTGACGCACAAAAATGGAAAAAAGCAGCTGATGCAGCAAAAGCCGCCATTACAGCTGCAGAAAGTCAGGGTATAAAATTATACACCTTTAGTGCACCAACAACGGTAGGTAAGCTATCCGATTCGTTAAAAAGAGAATTGGATGTGCAGAATGCAGTAACCGAGAAATGGGAGCTGAATTCGGAGATCATCTGGGCTTCCAATCCGGAGTTTAGTTACCAGGGTTTTGCCACACCAAGGCTTACGCCAAAATCGGCAGTGAACAATTTTTCTAATCCTTCTACTTTTTCTGCACCGATAAGCACCCAAGAGCTTTTTTATACCGTAAATGGTGTGCCGATCAGTGAGGATAAAACCTGGGATTATGCAGGCAGAAATGCCATTAAAGTGGGGGATAATGCCAGCCGCTATTATATTCGGCAAGGTTACGAAACCATAAAGGGGCATTTTGCACGCGAAACCCGCTTTTATGCCGATATTGCTTTTGATGGGAGTATCTGGTTCGGGAACGGAAGAAATAACCAGGACGATCCGGCCAATCCATTATACTATGTTTCCGCAAGGGGAACCGGTCTTGCCGCGCCGAGTGATAACATCCGATTGAACATTACAGGTTATTGGCCAAAGAAACTGGTGAGTTATGCTTCTGTTTACGATGATGGTTTTCAGCAATCGGCTTTCCGTTTACCATTGATCAGGCTTGCAGGTTTATACCTATTATATGCTGAAGCATTAAATGAGGTAAGCGGACCCAGCGCAGAAGTATTTACTTATATCGATAAAGTTAGGCAAAGGGCTGGCTTGCAGGGTGTACAGTCATCCTGGACAAACTTTTCGAAAAGTCCGAATAAATTTAATTCCAAAGATGGTTTAAGGCAGATCATCCACCAGGAAAGAAGGATCGAACTGTGTTTTGAAGGCCAGAGCGGTTGGGATTTAAGAAGGTGGAAAGAACTTCAGGCGGTTTTAACCGCACCGATACAAGGTTGGAGCATCAATAATGCTGAAGCCATTAATTATTACCGTCCAACTACCCAATTTATCCCGGTTTTTGGTTTAAAAGATTATTTATGGCCAATCAGGAGTTACGATTTGGTGGTAAATCCAAACTTAGTTCAAAACCCTTATTGGTAG
- a CDS encoding DUF5000 domain-containing lipoprotein, whose amino-acid sequence MKRIKNSIYLALIVSLVASIAACKKMETYNDPASSDMTKPGVVTNIKVDNFNGGAYITYSLPNSKNLLYVLARYKINGVTTRETKSSYYSDSIMVDGFAKKQGYDVTLYAVSRAEVKSDPVVVKVNPDTPPYLLAKPTINAEADFGGIKITGTNPAKNNLGIILLGFSNNNVSDVIDQHYGKTEIINYSVRGYAPVAKKIGYYVTDNFGNISDTTYTTVTPFFETLLDRNKFFQYRLPTDGVIAYGWDLPYLWDGKTDGNSNGWHTAPGGAMPAIATFGLGVSAKLSRFILWERPDGSDKFAFGHGNPKVFSVWGSDVDAPRDAQLPILAPEGTIIGDWINMGNYNYPNPPSGLAPVAHTTADNDFVKAGVSFNFPLTNPKVRYVRLSVSTTWSNGTFAHAMEMAFYGDPR is encoded by the coding sequence ATGAAACGTATTAAAAATAGTATTTACCTCGCCCTTATCGTTTCCCTTGTAGCCAGTATTGCGGCTTGTAAAAAAATGGAAACTTATAACGATCCGGCTTCGTCTGATATGACCAAGCCAGGGGTAGTAACCAATATTAAAGTAGATAATTTTAATGGTGGTGCATACATCACTTATTCCTTGCCAAATTCTAAAAACCTTTTATATGTATTGGCACGGTACAAAATAAATGGCGTAACCACACGCGAAACTAAATCGAGTTATTATTCTGATTCGATTATGGTTGATGGTTTTGCCAAAAAGCAGGGTTATGATGTTACTTTATATGCCGTAAGCAGGGCAGAGGTTAAATCCGATCCTGTGGTGGTAAAAGTTAATCCCGATACCCCGCCTTATTTGCTGGCCAAACCGACTATTAATGCTGAAGCTGATTTTGGCGGAATCAAAATTACAGGAACAAACCCTGCTAAAAATAATCTGGGGATTATTCTTCTGGGTTTTAGCAATAATAATGTTTCGGATGTCATCGATCAGCATTATGGTAAAACGGAAATAATCAACTATTCGGTAAGGGGCTATGCGCCGGTAGCAAAGAAAATAGGCTATTATGTAACCGATAATTTTGGAAACATTTCCGATACTACTTATACAACTGTTACGCCTTTCTTTGAAACCTTATTGGATAGAAATAAATTTTTCCAGTACAGGCTTCCTACAGATGGCGTGATTGCGTATGGTTGGGATCTTCCTTATTTATGGGATGGCAAAACAGACGGTAACTCAAACGGATGGCATACGGCCCCGGGCGGTGCAATGCCTGCAATTGCTACATTTGGTTTAGGGGTGAGTGCGAAGTTAAGCCGCTTTATTTTATGGGAAAGACCAGATGGAAGCGACAAGTTTGCCTTTGGACATGGAAACCCGAAAGTATTTTCGGTATGGGGTTCTGATGTGGATGCTCCTCGCGATGCTCAGCTTCCAATCTTGGCACCAGAAGGTACCATTATCGGCGACTGGATCAATATGGGGAACTACAATTACCCAAATCCTCCATCTGGTTTAGCGCCTGTTGCACACACTACTGCTGATAACGATTTTGTAAAGGCAGGGGTAAGTTTCAACTTTCCTTTAACCAACCCGAAAGTACGTTATGTGCGCCTATCAGTAAGCACAACATGGTCTAACGGTACCTTTGCACATGCGATGGAAATGGCCTTTTACGGCGATCCACGGTAG
- a CDS encoding DUF4998 domain-containing protein, with protein sequence MKSIYKISGLLLLLVTVIISCTKDDLAFKDYLKDGEIVYPGRVANIVTKPGNLRTALWWNPSPDPSVSKYVVYWNNSADSVVVTSTTHNPLDTIKVTIPNLKEYTYTFTVYSYDAQGHKSIPIEARNVRVFGPLYQSGLLNRPYNATNPYLVNSNGSVQLNFKTPDTINVNTVVRYTNTAGTSVDKILLPADTAIILPDYKAGTSILYKSSYIPGKGSLDIFTVSDFSTFPQIFTYVLCDRSLFNEVRLPGDAQTYESGTSISKLWDGSVGPQGYPNIFHSAGNSGMPHVITFDLGKIYTNLSRIEETGRDCCNNPDRFEVWGIADLSNANTNLSASDNGWPAEATSKGWTLLKDVTRTDDGKNAITAELDNGGKPIRYIRIRIKHVTTGDGNYSNMSEMRFWNKQ encoded by the coding sequence ATGAAAAGTATATATAAAATTAGCGGTCTGCTGTTATTGCTGGTAACAGTAATTATCAGTTGCACCAAAGATGATCTTGCCTTTAAGGATTATTTAAAAGATGGCGAGATTGTTTATCCGGGCCGTGTAGCTAATATTGTAACCAAACCAGGTAATTTAAGAACTGCACTGTGGTGGAACCCTAGTCCGGATCCGAGTGTGAGTAAATATGTAGTGTACTGGAACAACAGTGCCGATTCGGTGGTGGTTACCTCCACAACCCATAATCCTCTGGATACCATCAAAGTAACCATTCCGAATTTGAAGGAATATACTTATACCTTTACAGTTTATTCTTATGATGCACAGGGGCATAAATCGATTCCGATAGAAGCCAGAAACGTAAGGGTTTTTGGGCCGTTATATCAATCGGGCTTATTAAACAGGCCTTACAACGCCACAAACCCTTATTTGGTGAACAGCAATGGTTCGGTACAATTAAATTTTAAAACACCAGATACCATCAATGTAAATACGGTTGTGAGGTATACCAATACAGCGGGCACAAGTGTAGACAAAATTCTTTTGCCTGCTGATACGGCCATCATACTTCCTGATTATAAAGCCGGAACCAGTATCCTCTATAAATCATCTTATATTCCGGGCAAGGGTTCTTTGGATATATTCACGGTATCTGATTTTTCTACCTTTCCGCAGATTTTTACCTATGTACTTTGCGATAGATCACTTTTTAACGAAGTGCGATTACCAGGCGATGCGCAGACTTACGAATCGGGTACCAGCATCAGTAAATTATGGGATGGAAGCGTTGGTCCGCAGGGCTACCCGAATATTTTTCATAGCGCAGGTAACAGCGGAATGCCACATGTAATTACCTTCGATTTAGGTAAAATATACACCAATTTATCCCGCATCGAAGAAACCGGAAGAGATTGTTGTAATAATCCTGATCGCTTTGAAGTTTGGGGAATAGCCGATCTAAGCAATGCAAACACCAACTTATCGGCTAGCGATAATGGTTGGCCGGCTGAAGCCACCAGCAAAGGGTGGACGCTTTTGAAAGACGTGACCAGAACGGATGATGGCAAAAATGCAATAACGGCTGAACTTGATAACGGAGGTAAACCGATTCGTTATATTCGCATCAGGATCAAACATGTAACTACCGGCGATGGCAATTATAGCAATATGAGCGAAATGAGATTCTGGAATAAGCAGTAA